Proteins encoded together in one Acidobacteriota bacterium window:
- a CDS encoding 3-hydroxybutyryl-CoA dehydrogenase encodes MKIRKVGVVGCGLMGAGIAEVVARSGYETVVREVSEELLEKGMARIQRSLDRAVSKGKLEDAEREKALGRITDTVSLEQLGDCDLVIEAIVESFEEKRKTFIALDRAVQGDALFASNTSSLTITQLAVTTNRPERFVGLHFFNPVPVMELVEVVGTLLTDAESLEQAGEFVSSLGKTPVACSDRSGFIVNRLLVPYLLDAVRAYEEGLGTLEDIDTAMRLGCSYPMGPFKLLDFVGLDTTYNIANIMFEEFREKRFAPPPLLKQMVTAGRLGRKSGRGFYDYSQKDKGAKNGKGKK; translated from the coding sequence ATGAAGATCCGCAAGGTGGGAGTGGTCGGCTGCGGCCTGATGGGAGCCGGCATCGCCGAAGTGGTGGCCCGATCCGGTTACGAGACGGTGGTCCGAGAGGTCAGCGAAGAGCTGCTGGAGAAGGGGATGGCACGGATCCAGCGCTCGTTGGACCGGGCGGTGAGCAAGGGCAAGCTGGAGGATGCAGAGCGGGAGAAGGCTCTGGGCCGTATCACCGACACCGTCTCCCTGGAGCAGCTCGGGGACTGCGATCTGGTCATCGAAGCCATCGTCGAGAGCTTCGAAGAGAAGCGCAAGACCTTCATCGCCCTCGACCGGGCGGTGCAGGGAGACGCTCTCTTCGCCAGCAACACGTCGTCCCTGACCATCACCCAGCTGGCGGTGACCACCAACCGGCCGGAACGCTTCGTCGGGCTGCATTTCTTCAACCCGGTGCCGGTGATGGAGCTGGTCGAGGTGGTGGGCACGCTGCTCACCGATGCTGAGAGCTTGGAGCAGGCGGGAGAGTTCGTCTCATCCTTGGGCAAGACCCCAGTGGCCTGCTCCGATCGCTCGGGCTTCATCGTCAATCGCCTGCTGGTGCCCTATCTGCTGGACGCCGTGCGGGCTTACGAGGAAGGCCTGGGCACCCTGGAGGACATCGACACCGCCATGCGCCTCGGCTGCTCCTATCCCATGGGGCCCTTCAAGCTCCTGGACTTCGTCGGCCTCGACACCACCTACAACATCGCCAACATCATGTTCGAGGAATTCCGGGAGAAGCGCTTCGCGCCGCCGCCGCTGCTCAAGCAGATGGTCACCGCCGGCCGCCTGGGACGCAAGAGCGGCCGGGGCTTCTACGATTACTCGCAGAAAGACAAGGGCGCCAAGAACGGCAAGGGGAAGAAGTAG
- the tsaE gene encoding tRNA (adenosine(37)-N6)-threonylcarbamoyltransferase complex ATPase subunit type 1 TsaE: MWISESEEQTRAIGAELADELRPAGVLLLYGDLGSGKTVLVKGLAEALGIDPETIRSPTYTLIHEHDEGEIPLVHVDLYRLDSQEVAGLGLEEFLEPTSATAPEAAGVVVVEWAERLPWEPPEAVRLAFTRRADGGREIRRLEAAEL; the protein is encoded by the coding sequence ATGTGGATCAGCGAGAGCGAGGAGCAGACCCGCGCCATCGGTGCCGAGCTCGCCGACGAGCTGCGGCCCGCCGGAGTGCTGCTCCTCTACGGTGATTTGGGCAGTGGCAAGACGGTGCTGGTGAAGGGCCTGGCGGAGGCTTTGGGCATCGATCCCGAGACGATTCGTTCGCCCACCTACACGCTGATCCACGAGCACGACGAAGGGGAGATCCCTCTGGTCCACGTCGACCTCTATCGCCTCGATTCCCAAGAGGTTGCAGGGCTGGGGTTGGAAGAATTCCTGGAACCCACTTCCGCTACGGCCCCGGAGGCGGCCGGCGTGGTGGTGGTGGAGTGGGCGGAGCGGCTGCCCTGGGAGCCGCCGGAGGCCGTGCGCCTGGCCTTCACCCGCCGCGCCGACGGCGGCCGGGAGATTCGCCGCCTGGAAGCTGCCGAGCTGTGA
- a CDS encoding NAD(P)H-hydrate dehydratase: MMRVLTAEEMREADRVAIEEIGVPGLVLMENAALGVVEVIGERFPEATSVAVFYGPGNNGGDGLAVARHLVVRGYGVSLFALGGELSGDAGVQETICRRLGLSAETVASEDDVPAAVAEAAGCDLILDALFGTGLSRPLKGRFARLVEELNRLAVPRLAVDLPSGLYGGEAGIPGPHLEAGITVTFAAPKVAQVLEPAASAVGELVVTDLGVPGWLTQPQDGPGLYLLLEEDLAAYLQPRAKASHKGSYGHLLLVAGGPGKAGAAILAARSAVRAGAGLVTAAVPCGQLAVVDGGSLESMTLACAETEDGQLAPAAVDELLAVLRDRDALALGPGLGVGEETEAAIRRLVLEATVPLVLDADGLNAFAGHAAALARRSAPTVLTPHPGELGRLLQCSAAEVQEDRPAAARRAAELTGAVVLLKGHRTLVATPDGELYINTTGNPGMATGGTGDVLTGLVGGLLAQGMEALAAAQLGAFCHGLAGDLASEELGERGLAAGDLLDRLPKVLQRLARA, encoded by the coding sequence ATGATGAGAGTGCTCACAGCAGAGGAGATGCGGGAAGCGGACCGGGTCGCCATCGAGGAGATCGGTGTTCCCGGGCTGGTGCTGATGGAGAACGCCGCCCTGGGGGTGGTGGAAGTCATCGGCGAGCGCTTCCCCGAGGCGACGTCCGTGGCGGTTTTTTATGGGCCTGGCAACAACGGTGGAGACGGTCTGGCGGTGGCCCGGCACCTGGTGGTGCGGGGCTACGGAGTGAGCCTTTTCGCCCTCGGTGGCGAGCTCTCCGGCGACGCCGGGGTGCAGGAGACGATCTGCCGGCGCCTGGGTTTGAGCGCGGAGACGGTGGCGTCGGAGGATGACGTCCCGGCGGCGGTGGCCGAGGCCGCCGGCTGCGATTTGATCCTCGACGCTCTCTTCGGCACCGGCCTCAGCCGGCCGCTGAAGGGCCGCTTTGCTCGCCTGGTGGAGGAGCTCAACCGCCTGGCCGTGCCGCGGCTGGCGGTGGATCTCCCCAGCGGACTCTACGGCGGCGAGGCGGGGATTCCCGGCCCTCACCTCGAAGCCGGGATCACCGTCACCTTCGCTGCGCCCAAGGTGGCCCAGGTCCTGGAGCCGGCGGCCTCGGCGGTGGGGGAGCTGGTGGTCACCGATCTGGGCGTGCCGGGGTGGCTGACCCAGCCCCAGGACGGCCCCGGTCTCTATCTGCTGTTGGAGGAGGATCTGGCGGCGTATCTGCAGCCCCGGGCCAAGGCTAGTCACAAGGGCAGCTACGGCCACCTGCTGCTGGTGGCCGGTGGTCCCGGGAAGGCCGGTGCCGCCATCCTCGCCGCCCGCTCCGCCGTGCGTGCCGGCGCCGGCCTGGTCACCGCTGCCGTGCCCTGCGGCCAGCTGGCTGTGGTGGACGGCGGGTCGCTGGAGTCCATGACGCTGGCTTGCGCCGAAACCGAGGATGGTCAGCTGGCGCCGGCGGCGGTGGACGAGCTGTTGGCGGTGCTCCGGGACCGGGATGCCCTGGCCCTGGGCCCGGGCCTGGGGGTCGGTGAGGAGACCGAGGCGGCGATCCGCCGCCTGGTGCTCGAGGCCACGGTGCCCCTGGTGCTCGACGCCGACGGTCTCAACGCCTTCGCCGGTCACGCCGCTGCCCTCGCCCGGCGCTCGGCCCCGACGGTGCTCACCCCCCATCCGGGAGAGCTGGGCCGGCTATTGCAATGCTCGGCGGCGGAGGTCCAGGAGGATCGCCCGGCGGCGGCGCGGCGGGCGGCGGAGCTCACCGGCGCGGTGGTTTTGCTCAAGGGCCATCGCACCCTGGTGGCGACCCCCGACGGCGAGCTCTACATCAACACCACCGGCAATCCGGGCATGGCCACCGGCGGCACCGGCGATGTCCTCACGGGCCTGGTGGGAGGTCTGCTGGCGCAGGGCATGGAGGCGCTGGCGGCGGCTCAGCTGGGAGCCTTCTGCCACGGTCTGGCGGGGGATTTGGCGTCGGAGGAGCTAGGGGAGCGGGGGCTGGCAGCGGGTGATCTCCTGGACCGGCTGCCGAAGGTCCTGCAGCGCCTGGCCAGGGCTTGA
- a CDS encoding TIGR04282 family arsenosugar biosynthesis glycosyltransferase, with translation MVYTKPARPGRVKTRLVGSEPGELTAEQAAQLHQAFLEDLVQRLEPGSFALTLAWALDEDDDIPRWPPAEAADEGGSAVSGVRQEGENLGRRLFNGLFQAAREHRFVAAVGSDHPELELATVERAFAVLAAGAPVVLGPAEDGGYYLVAVAREHLAAKLFEDIPWSTGEVLSRTLERCHELGLNPELLPPGADVDDAADLARLERRLAAGEAPDCPRTRRLLESWGRWSPAPGAVEVTR, from the coding sequence TTGGTTTATACCAAGCCTGCGCGACCAGGGCGAGTCAAAACCCGGTTGGTGGGTTCGGAGCCGGGAGAGCTGACGGCGGAGCAAGCGGCTCAGCTGCACCAGGCGTTCCTGGAAGATTTGGTGCAGAGGCTGGAGCCGGGAAGCTTCGCCTTGACCCTCGCCTGGGCCCTGGACGAGGACGACGACATCCCTCGCTGGCCGCCGGCGGAAGCAGCGGACGAAGGCGGAAGCGCCGTCTCCGGGGTGCGCCAAGAGGGGGAGAATCTGGGGCGACGCCTGTTCAACGGGCTCTTCCAGGCGGCTCGGGAGCATCGCTTCGTCGCCGCCGTCGGTAGCGACCATCCGGAGCTCGAGCTGGCCACCGTCGAACGGGCCTTCGCGGTGCTGGCGGCGGGGGCGCCGGTGGTTCTGGGGCCGGCGGAGGACGGTGGCTACTATCTGGTGGCGGTGGCCCGGGAGCACCTGGCGGCGAAGCTCTTCGAGGACATCCCCTGGAGCACCGGCGAGGTGCTTTCCCGCACCCTCGAGCGCTGCCACGAGCTGGGGCTGAACCCGGAGCTGCTGCCCCCCGGTGCCGACGTGGACGATGCTGCGGATCTGGCACGGCTGGAGCGTCGGCTGGCGGCGGGGGAGGCTCCGGACTGCCCGAGGACCCGGCGGCTCTTGGAATCCTGGGGCCGGTGGTCGCCGGCGCCGGGAGCAGTGGAGGTGACGAGATGA
- a CDS encoding SAM-dependent chlorinase/fluorinase — MSVLTLLTDFGTRDYYVAAMKGVVLRLAPPERRAADGPLQMVDISHEIGFGEIAEGAFVLAAAAASFPAGTVHLAVVDPGVGSDRRILVVENQGAVFVGPDNGLLHFALTQPLTRPLSKPIAGSKSCDEESAPELADSGALDNRQVFAVERSDLYLSSPGSTFHGRDRFAPVAAAVLRGETLQELGSPISDPVLLPGEAPKRTSQCLEGRVIHIDRFGNLVTDLPSAWLGEPPAEAKVDGHPIPAWVSRYDQLGTGEAGLLPGSLGTLEVSLRGESLAQSWKIHRGAPVRIALR; from the coding sequence ATGAGCGTCCTCACTCTGCTCACCGACTTCGGCACCCGCGACTACTACGTCGCCGCCATGAAAGGCGTGGTGCTCCGGCTGGCGCCGCCGGAGCGGCGGGCCGCTGACGGGCCACTCCAGATGGTGGATATCAGCCACGAAATCGGCTTCGGTGAAATCGCTGAAGGGGCCTTCGTGCTCGCTGCTGCGGCGGCGAGCTTTCCCGCCGGCACCGTACACCTGGCGGTGGTGGATCCCGGCGTCGGCAGCGACCGCCGCATCCTGGTGGTGGAGAACCAAGGCGCGGTCTTCGTCGGCCCTGACAATGGCCTCCTGCATTTTGCTCTGACGCAGCCCCTCACCCGGCCTCTGAGCAAGCCTATCGCCGGCTCGAAGAGCTGTGATGAAGAATCTGCGCCAGAACTGGCGGATTCCGGAGCGCTGGACAACCGGCAGGTCTTCGCGGTAGAACGAAGCGATCTCTATTTGTCGTCTCCGGGTTCGACGTTCCATGGGCGTGACCGATTCGCGCCGGTGGCTGCGGCGGTGCTGCGGGGGGAAACGCTGCAGGAGCTGGGCTCGCCCATCAGCGATCCCGTACTGCTCCCTGGCGAAGCCCCCAAGAGAACTTCGCAATGCCTGGAAGGCCGGGTGATTCACATCGACCGCTTCGGCAACCTGGTCACCGACCTGCCCAGCGCATGGCTGGGAGAGCCCCCTGCGGAGGCCAAGGTGGACGGTCACCCGATTCCCGCCTGGGTCTCCCGCTACGACCAGCTGGGGACCGGCGAGGCCGGACTTCTGCCGGGTTCATTGGGGACTTTGGAGGTCTCTTTGCGCGGCGAAAGCCTTGCTCAGAGCTGGAAGATTCACCGCGGTGCGCCAGTGCGCATTGCGTTAAGATAA
- a CDS encoding DUF4177 domain-containing protein, which yields MTKWEYKIINIRSENYRLDPNAAPILTELGQEGWELVGLTSVNFKTGATDNIAMVFKRPT from the coding sequence ATGACCAAGTGGGAGTACAAGATCATCAATATTCGCAGTGAGAACTATCGCCTCGACCCCAACGCGGCACCGATTCTCACGGAGCTCGGTCAGGAAGGGTGGGAGCTGGTGGGGCTGACTTCGGTGAATTTCAAGACCGGAGCCACCGACAACATCGCCATGGTCTTCAAGCGCCCGACCTAG
- a CDS encoding phage holin family protein — protein MGRIKQRVQSLGQSVVEVVRAEVHSLLDDFQHTGRGLTMVLALATAALILIFWAAGVGTAALVALIAVRLPVWAAAGIVFLVLMLSAGILLGWGWMKMKKLETPTQTVRRHVDDHLGWWRGQLVEEEGTRSRRRRSAMGGGSTAAGSTATDSKDSREEEL, from the coding sequence ATGGGACGTATCAAACAGCGAGTCCAGTCTTTGGGCCAGTCGGTGGTGGAGGTCGTGCGGGCGGAGGTGCATTCTCTGCTCGACGACTTCCAGCACACCGGCCGTGGACTGACCATGGTGCTGGCGTTGGCTACGGCGGCACTGATCCTGATCTTCTGGGCTGCCGGCGTCGGCACCGCGGCGCTGGTAGCGTTGATCGCCGTGCGGCTGCCGGTGTGGGCGGCGGCGGGCATCGTCTTCCTGGTTCTGATGCTGTCGGCGGGAATTCTGCTCGGCTGGGGCTGGATGAAGATGAAGAAGTTGGAGACCCCCACCCAGACGGTGCGGCGCCACGTGGACGACCATCTGGGCTGGTGGCGTGGGCAGCTGGTGGAGGAAGAAGGAACGAGGAGCCGCCGGCGGCGGTCCGCCATGGGCGGCGGTTCGACCGCAGCCGGTTCCACGGCCACCGATTCGAAGGATTCTCGGGAGGAAGAGCTGTGA
- a CDS encoding VWA domain-containing protein — translation MRSLILSFFLLSTLFLAPLSVQAQEPEAPPPADAAEGAEAVAEEAGTQEAQGEDTEADDSEAEDAEPADLFGDSIQVNVVNVDVYVTDKKGNPILGLTEDDFEIFEDGRPMEISNFYPVENGRPVGEDGVVVQEEVVPGLPQHLQPVEVPEDQRLHLVVFIDHFNIRPFNRNRVMRELRQFLTTKLRPEDRVMLVSYTRSLKIEHPFTSDPRVISGLMTTLEKKTGSATLADSERKQVLEDIDDSDSEWNALARARLYAESLTNDMTFTINALKDFVDSLAGLPGRKAILHVSDGLPMVPGEDVFHYIDNKFKRTVALTEAFTYDLSRRFDQLAAQANANRVTFYMIDAGGLRTYSHIDASNRGGPGRGPFIDTINISNLQNSLHYLSNVTGGTAIVNRNRVLPALEEVSNDLRNYYSLGYTPPHAGDGRLYKLKVKVDIKGAQVRHRESYRDKSVETTMAETTMASLHFDYHDNPLDVKLDFGDPVKRPRDNLYTVPVRVRIPLSKVTLVPRESTHEGRLRVWLSALDDKGRTAPVQEAPVPISIPNDEIDRAREQYYVYTIELLMRSGGQDVAVGLRDDLGADTSFVSRRINVG, via the coding sequence ATGCGCTCACTGATTCTCAGCTTTTTCCTACTCTCGACCCTCTTCCTGGCTCCTCTGTCTGTCCAGGCCCAGGAACCGGAAGCTCCACCGCCGGCGGACGCCGCGGAGGGGGCAGAGGCGGTCGCTGAAGAAGCCGGGACCCAGGAAGCCCAAGGGGAAGATACCGAGGCGGACGACAGCGAGGCGGAGGACGCCGAGCCGGCGGATCTCTTCGGCGACAGCATCCAGGTGAACGTGGTCAATGTCGACGTCTACGTCACCGACAAAAAGGGCAACCCGATCCTGGGGCTGACCGAGGACGACTTCGAGATCTTCGAGGACGGCCGGCCCATGGAGATCTCCAACTTCTATCCGGTGGAGAACGGGCGGCCGGTGGGGGAGGACGGTGTCGTGGTCCAGGAGGAAGTGGTGCCGGGCCTGCCTCAGCATCTTCAGCCGGTGGAAGTGCCGGAGGACCAGCGCCTTCACCTGGTGGTGTTCATCGACCACTTCAACATCCGGCCCTTCAACCGCAATCGGGTGATGCGCGAGCTGCGCCAATTCCTCACCACCAAGCTACGGCCGGAGGATCGGGTGATGTTGGTGAGCTACACCCGTAGCCTCAAGATCGAGCATCCCTTCACCAGCGATCCGCGGGTGATCAGCGGTTTGATGACCACCCTGGAGAAGAAGACCGGCAGCGCCACCCTGGCGGATTCCGAGCGCAAGCAGGTGCTCGAGGACATCGACGACTCGGATAGCGAGTGGAACGCTCTGGCCCGGGCTCGGCTCTACGCCGAGTCCCTCACCAACGACATGACCTTCACCATCAATGCGCTGAAGGACTTCGTCGACTCCCTCGCCGGCCTGCCCGGTCGTAAGGCCATCCTGCACGTCAGCGACGGTCTGCCCATGGTGCCCGGCGAGGACGTCTTCCACTACATCGACAACAAATTCAAGCGCACCGTGGCTCTCACCGAGGCCTTTACCTATGATCTTTCCCGGCGCTTCGATCAGCTTGCCGCCCAGGCCAACGCCAACCGCGTCACGTTCTACATGATCGACGCCGGCGGCCTGCGCACCTACAGCCACATCGACGCCTCGAACCGGGGCGGGCCGGGCCGCGGTCCGTTCATCGACACCATCAACATCTCCAATCTGCAGAACTCTCTGCACTACCTCTCCAACGTCACCGGCGGCACCGCCATCGTCAACCGCAATCGGGTGTTGCCGGCGCTGGAGGAGGTGTCCAACGATCTGCGTAACTACTATTCGCTGGGTTACACACCGCCCCACGCCGGCGATGGGCGGCTGTACAAACTCAAGGTGAAGGTGGATATCAAGGGGGCCCAGGTCCGGCATCGGGAGAGCTACCGCGACAAGAGCGTCGAGACGACCATGGCGGAGACCACCATGGCTTCGCTGCACTTCGACTACCACGACAATCCGCTGGATGTGAAGCTCGACTTCGGCGATCCGGTGAAGCGTCCCCGGGACAATCTCTACACCGTGCCGGTGCGGGTTCGCATCCCCCTCTCCAAGGTCACCCTGGTGCCGCGGGAGAGCACCCACGAGGGCCGGCTGCGGGTATGGCTGTCCGCCCTCGACGACAAGGGCCGCACGGCGCCGGTCCAGGAAGCGCCGGTGCCCATTTCGATTCCCAACGACGAGATCGATCGAGCCCGGGAGCAGTATTACGTCTACACCATCGAGCTTCTGATGCGCAGCGGCGGTCAGGATGTGGCGGTGGGGCTGCGGGACGATCTGGGGGCGGATACCTCCTTCGTCAGTCGCCGAATCAATGTAGGCTAG
- a CDS encoding VWA domain-containing protein, producing the protein MQPTSILLTARRRFVLALCLSVGWLSGLVVAPAVQAQADSEAAPASSFGAAVDVNVVNLDIFVTDRKGNFVEGLSPDDFTIQVDGDRVSKIDFFEQVTAGAVPAEKPQAAAPAEEAADTAAEEATPPLRLAVLVDNRNLSPANRNRVLGELETFLEETLDRGAEVLIMTHDGSLNVRQTFTSDRAELAAALEQTSKLPAARFAREAERRTALSGMQNVIRMLSEQSTAGPLFAAAELDSVLRQIVFFAQSSHSDVVDTVSMLRAVVLSLGALPGRKALVYVSDGLPLRPGDSLVTALQQTLQDGRSVEGVGFGDQSRSGSGDGDGFGSGGGGGSSPPPLSSQVASLRSELVPYDTSPLFTELTALANARRVTFYPVNGAGGDIALLGADSPSDIGAVASPAGYLTADLADLRDSLRLMADETGGVALAGGTDVDGWLENVQQDLRNYYSLGLTMPALDKPQLHRIKVKVKGRGNKARFRQSFVTRSGDSLQQDRTAAALLLGAVHDPLGLQVQVEGQQGRDDGAVDVALMVAIPLDKLGFVTEGEEARVELKLYFASLSDTGRVSPVGTLPLAIRVPAERLEEARSQSYGAQLPVALPPGEQKIVLGLWDATAGINAQVTKTIEVAAPEG; encoded by the coding sequence ATGCAGCCCACGTCGATTCTTCTCACCGCTCGCCGGCGCTTCGTTCTCGCTCTTTGTCTCTCGGTGGGTTGGCTATCGGGGCTGGTCGTCGCACCGGCGGTGCAGGCCCAGGCCGACTCCGAGGCTGCGCCGGCCTCCAGCTTTGGTGCTGCGGTGGACGTCAACGTGGTGAATCTGGACATCTTCGTCACGGATCGCAAGGGGAACTTCGTCGAGGGCTTGAGCCCCGATGACTTCACCATTCAGGTGGATGGGGATCGGGTGTCCAAGATCGATTTCTTCGAGCAGGTGACGGCCGGGGCCGTGCCGGCGGAGAAGCCGCAGGCGGCCGCTCCGGCGGAGGAGGCGGCGGACACAGCTGCCGAGGAAGCGACACCGCCGCTACGGCTGGCGGTGCTGGTGGACAACCGCAATCTGTCGCCGGCCAACCGCAACCGGGTGCTGGGAGAGCTGGAGACGTTTCTTGAGGAGACCCTGGATCGCGGCGCGGAAGTGTTGATCATGACTCACGACGGCTCCCTCAACGTGCGTCAGACCTTCACCTCCGACCGTGCTGAGCTGGCAGCGGCCTTGGAGCAAACCTCGAAGCTGCCGGCGGCGCGTTTCGCCCGCGAGGCGGAGCGGCGTACCGCCTTGAGCGGCATGCAGAATGTCATCCGCATGCTCTCCGAGCAGAGTACCGCCGGTCCGCTCTTCGCCGCCGCCGAGCTCGACAGCGTGCTGCGGCAGATCGTCTTCTTCGCCCAGTCGTCCCATAGTGACGTGGTGGACACCGTCAGCATGCTGCGGGCGGTGGTGCTGTCCTTGGGGGCCCTGCCCGGACGCAAGGCGTTGGTCTACGTCAGCGACGGCTTGCCCCTACGGCCCGGCGACTCGCTGGTCACGGCCCTCCAGCAGACTCTCCAGGATGGCCGTAGCGTAGAGGGAGTGGGCTTTGGGGATCAGTCCCGGAGTGGCTCCGGGGACGGCGACGGCTTTGGCAGCGGCGGTGGTGGTGGCTCTTCGCCGCCGCCCCTGTCGTCTCAGGTGGCCTCCCTGCGCAGCGAGCTCGTTCCCTACGACACCAGCCCTCTGTTCACCGAGCTCACCGCCCTGGCCAATGCCCGGCGGGTGACCTTCTACCCGGTCAACGGAGCCGGCGGCGACATCGCCCTGCTGGGCGCCGACAGTCCCAGCGACATCGGAGCGGTGGCTAGCCCCGCCGGTTACCTCACTGCCGACCTGGCGGATCTGCGAGACTCGCTGCGGCTGATGGCGGACGAGACCGGCGGCGTCGCCCTCGCCGGCGGCACCGACGTCGATGGCTGGCTGGAGAATGTGCAGCAAGATCTGCGCAACTACTATTCCCTGGGCCTGACCATGCCGGCTCTGGACAAGCCTCAGCTGCATCGCATCAAGGTCAAGGTGAAGGGGCGGGGAAACAAGGCTCGGTTCCGCCAGAGCTTCGTCACCCGGAGCGGAGACTCGCTGCAACAGGACCGCACCGCCGCGGCCTTGCTCCTGGGAGCGGTGCACGATCCCCTGGGCCTGCAGGTGCAGGTGGAAGGCCAGCAGGGCCGCGATGACGGTGCCGTGGATGTGGCGCTGATGGTGGCCATTCCGCTGGACAAGCTGGGCTTCGTCACCGAGGGGGAAGAGGCCCGAGTGGAGCTCAAGCTGTACTTCGCCAGCCTCAGCGACACCGGCCGGGTGAGCCCGGTAGGGACCCTGCCGTTGGCCATCCGGGTACCGGCGGAGCGCCTGGAAGAGGCGCGATCCCAGAGTTACGGTGCCCAGTTGCCGGTAGCCTTGCCGCCGGGAGAGCAGAAGATCGTTCTCGGCCTATGGGACGCCACCGCCGGGATCAATGCCCAGGTCACCAAGACCATCGAGGTGGCGGCACCGGAAGGCTGA
- a CDS encoding VWA domain-containing protein, with translation MYRTFTAALILILTLTLVPAAMAQEEQPGVFGEIIDVRVVNVEVVVTDRDGLRVPDLKAEDFQLIVDGQETPVQYFSEVRGGQAVATPGQAPAAPAVAQAGEGQAVGTSYLVFIDDFFPLKRDRDRVLRALADELGALGPADRMAVVAYDGKELDMLTSWSSSIAELERAFQQARRRDAHGIQRIIELRNLDADAREFAGRPYEQRDFDSGVTFLTPPERDYSNRLENQLENAVLAATATLRSFAAPPGRKVMILLAGGWPLEPELYAVNSREAPLQDVSDPLGGRRLYADLSDTANLLGYTLYPVDIPGVQVDSLDAEDSVPPDLEANLEAQRAVPTQDLDPTQSTLLTGTLTNRGLREFGVHGSLRFLATETGGKPLLNSLREAPFAEVVADTRSYYWLGFSPQRQEDDERHDIKVKVLRPGLQVRARDSFLDFSRTREVSMMVESTLLFGNSPSNESLEVDLGQRQGGFGRTMEVPLSITIPMDSITMIPVGEQYGAQLELRVAALDKSGQRSEVPVVPVVLRGDQPPPEGSHAVYETSVRLRKGTTQMVVSLYDPASGGILATTVDLDRRR, from the coding sequence ATGTATAGGACCTTTACAGCGGCTCTCATCCTGATTCTCACTCTCACCCTCGTTCCTGCGGCCATGGCTCAGGAGGAACAGCCTGGAGTGTTCGGCGAGATCATCGACGTGCGGGTTGTCAACGTCGAGGTCGTGGTCACCGATCGTGACGGGCTGCGAGTGCCGGATCTCAAGGCCGAAGACTTTCAGCTCATCGTCGATGGACAGGAGACCCCCGTCCAATACTTCAGCGAGGTTCGCGGTGGTCAAGCGGTTGCCACGCCGGGCCAGGCACCGGCGGCGCCGGCGGTGGCCCAGGCTGGGGAAGGCCAGGCCGTCGGCACCAGCTATCTGGTCTTCATCGATGACTTCTTTCCCCTCAAGCGAGATCGGGATCGGGTTCTGCGGGCGCTGGCGGACGAGCTGGGGGCTCTGGGGCCGGCGGACCGGATGGCGGTGGTGGCCTACGACGGCAAGGAATTGGACATGCTCACCAGCTGGTCGAGCTCCATCGCCGAGCTCGAGCGCGCCTTTCAACAGGCCCGCCGCCGGGACGCCCACGGTATCCAGCGGATCATCGAGTTGCGCAATCTCGACGCCGATGCCCGGGAGTTTGCTGGCCGGCCCTACGAGCAGCGGGACTTCGATTCCGGCGTCACCTTCCTGACGCCCCCGGAGCGGGACTACAGCAACCGGTTGGAGAATCAGCTGGAGAACGCCGTGCTGGCGGCCACCGCTACTCTGCGCAGCTTCGCGGCGCCGCCGGGTCGCAAGGTGATGATTCTCCTCGCCGGCGGCTGGCCCCTGGAGCCGGAACTCTATGCTGTCAACAGTCGGGAAGCGCCGCTCCAGGACGTCTCCGACCCACTAGGTGGCCGGCGACTCTACGCGGACCTATCGGATACCGCCAACCTCCTGGGCTACACCCTCTATCCGGTGGATATCCCGGGGGTTCAAGTAGACTCGTTGGATGCCGAAGATTCGGTGCCGCCGGATCTGGAAGCCAATCTGGAAGCGCAGCGCGCCGTGCCCACCCAGGATCTCGACCCAACCCAGTCGACGCTGCTCACCGGTACCCTCACCAACCGTGGCCTACGGGAGTTCGGGGTCCATGGCTCGTTGCGCTTCCTCGCTACGGAGACCGGTGGCAAGCCCCTGCTCAACTCGCTGCGGGAAGCGCCCTTCGCCGAAGTGGTGGCAGATACCCGTTCCTACTATTGGCTCGGTTTCTCGCCCCAGCGCCAGGAGGACGACGAGCGCCACGACATCAAGGTCAAGGTGCTACGGCCGGGCCTCCAGGTGCGGGCTCGGGACAGCTTCCTCGATTTCTCCCGTACCCGGGAAGTTTCCATGATGGTGGAGAGCACCCTGCTCTTCGGCAACTCGCCGTCCAACGAGTCGCTGGAGGTGGATCTGGGGCAACGCCAGGGCGGCTTCGGCCGCACCATGGAGGTTCCTCTGTCCATCACCATCCCCATGGACTCCATCACCATGATTCCGGTGGGGGAGCAATACGGTGCTCAGCTGGAGCTGCGGGTGGCGGCGCTGGACAAGAGTGGCCAGCGCTCCGAGGTGCCGGTGGTGCCGGTAGTGCTTCGCGGTGACCAGCCGCCGCCGGAGGGTAGCCATGCGGTCTACGAGACCAGCGTGCGTCTGCGCAAGGGCACCACCCAGATGGTGGTCTCTCTCTACGATCCCGCCAGCGGCGGCATCCTGGCTACCACCGTCGATCTGGACCGCCGACGCTGA